The following are from one region of the Aspergillus chevalieri M1 DNA, chromosome 1, nearly complete sequence genome:
- the YCK1 gene encoding casein kinase I (COG:T;~EggNog:ENOG410PFDM;~InterPro:IPR017441,IPR008271,IPR000719,IPR011009;~PFAM:PF07714,PF00069;~go_function: GO:0004672 - protein kinase activity [Evidence IEA];~go_function: GO:0005524 - ATP binding [Evidence IEA];~go_process: GO:0006468 - protein phosphorylation [Evidence IEA]) → MSSSSSNVVGVHYRVGKKIGEGSFGVIFEGTNLLNNQQVAIKFEPRKSDAPQLRDEYRTYKILVGCPGIPNVYYFGQEGLHNILVIDLLGPSLEDLFDHCNRRFSVKTVVMVAKQMLSRVQTIHEKNMIYRDIKPDNFLIGRPNSKAANVIHVVDFGMAKQYRDPKTKQHIPYRERKSLSGTARYMSINTHLGREQSRRDDLEALGHVFLYFLRGGLPWQGLKAATNKQKYEKIGEKKQTTAIKDLCEGYPEEFTKYLTYVRNLGFEDTPDYDYLRDLLSQALKNSGEVEDGEYDWMKLNNGRGWEYKSYSSQQHLQQNLPNTSGRDLHAQQYRASQRPGVTADRLNAAQPPPPSPAKPGAGKTRERPSASSGMPPKRQSAGMDTTAPTASTQAQFQNSNPNIPGRMGSPANQPMSPQPAQGTQAKSEPQPTFVQKVMKALCCGR, encoded by the exons atgtcgtcctcgtcgtccaaCGTAGTGGGTGTCCACTACAGGGTGGGAAAGAAGATTGGTGAAGGGTCATTTGGTGTCATCTTCGAGGGAACGAATCTCCTGAATAACCAGCAGGTGGCTATCAAATTT GAACCTAGGAAAAGTGATGCACCACAACTTCGGGATGAATATCGGACGTATAAGATCCTGGTCGGATGCC CTGGCATTCCCAACGTTTATTACTTCGGCCAGGAAGGTTTACACAACATCCTGGTGATCGACCTTCTGGGTCCCAGTCTTGAGGATTTGTTCGACCATTGCAATCGGCGATTCTCTGTCAAGACTGTAGTCATGGTGGCCAAGCAGATG CTCTCGCGAGTCCAAACCATCCACGAGAAGAACATGATCTACCGTGATATCAAACCGGACAACTTCCTCATCGGCCGCCCGAACAGCAAGGCCGCCAATGTTATCCATGTCGTCGACTTCGGTATGGCCAAGCAGTACAGAGATCCCAAAACAAAGCAACATATCCCCTATCGCGAACGCAAGTCGCTGTCCGGTACAGCACGTTACATGAGTATCAACACCCATCTGGGCCGTGAGCAATCACGGCGTGACGACTTAGAGGCTCTGGGCCACGTTTTTCTCTACTTCCTGCGCGGCGGTCTTCCATGGCAGGGTCTGAAGGCTGCGACCAACAAGCAAAAATACGAGAAAATTGGCGAGAAGAAGCAAACCACCGCCATCAAAGATCTTTGTGAAGGATATCCAG AAGAATTCACAAAGTACCTTACCTACGTCCGCAACCTTGGTTTCGAAGACACTCCGGATTACGACTACTTGAGGGACCTGTTGTCGCAGGCTCTCAAGAACTCCGGGGAGGTCGAAGATGGCGAATATGATTGGATGAAGCTCAACAACGGCCGTGGGTGGGAATACAAGTCGTATTCGTCCCAACAACACCTGCAGCAGAACCTCCCCAATACGTCTGGTCGAGACCTTCACGCGCAACAATACCGTGCAAGTCAGCGTCCTGGCGTGACGGCAGACCGTTTAAACGCCGCGCAGCCCCCGCCCCCTTCTCCGGCCAAACCCGGAGCTGGGAAGACGCGCGAGCGACCAAGCGCCTCAAGCGGCATGCCGCCGAAACGCCAAAGTGCGGGGATGGACACTacagcaccaacagcatcaACTCAGGCGCAGTTCCAAAACTCAAACCCCAACATCCCGGGCCGGATGGGCAGCCCGGCTAATCAACCCATGAGCCCTCAACCGGCACAGGGTACTCAGGCAAAGAGTGAGCCGCAGCCCACTTTCGTGCAGAAAGTGATGAAAGCATTATGCTGCGGTAGGTGA
- the rtt106 gene encoding putative negative regulator of DNA transposition (Rtt106) (COG:B;~EggNog:ENOG410PH94;~InterPro:IPR013719,IPR011993;~PFAM:PF08512), with protein MAFASINRQPVNKKLSIPVIEEAFAAEPLLKERVYDAIETVPQQKPIFEDIARYTTSLLARNANIQLQHHTVPIDTKTTSNDDGPAAKKRKLQNGDAPGTAAQSTLDLKTESLLQFYMPDISFAIPQRKKLTLEFTGGRRFLRTRNQTSKEVEFGVPMDKIQHVLCLPVPEKNQKQCNFCIIPQYGDGINPPPEGESASEAMVFTVNDGPPKAAYSGTGQPVTIGEGDTAEKLIRWILNDNLSQTKVIGPDEREFVSATPEAHRKGEKAYHVKAFRGSKEGYLFFLSTGILFGFKKPLLFFAFENIDSISYTSVLQRTFNLNIVARPTTSDETQELEFSMVDQADFSGIDTYIKTHGLQDASLAEARRAKRYNVNNVKTENGAKAGDAAAADGEGEESELQKAQRELEDQEDEDEEDYDPGSDADSDGSGSSSEESESEGEEGEGDDEDLVAGELGSEAEDVPEDEL; from the exons ATGGCATTCGCAAGTATCAATCGACAGCCTGTGAACAAGAAGCTCAGCATCCCGGTGATCGAAGAGGCATTCGCCGCGGAACCGCTTCTCAAGGAACGGGTCTACGACGCGATCG AAACGGTCCCACAACAAAAACCAATATTCGAAGACATTGCTAGATACACCACCAGTCTGCTGGCCAGGAATGCGAACATCCAACTCCAACATCACACCGTCCCCATCGACACGAAAACAACGAGCAACGATGACGGCCCAGCCGCGAAGAAACGCAAGCTGCAAAATGGCGATGCGCCGGGAACTGCTGCGCAGTCAACTCTTGACTTGAAAACAGAGTCGTTGCTTCAGTTCTATATGCCGGATATTTCGTTTGCTATTCCGCAGAGGAAGAAGTTGACGCTGGAGTTCACTGGTGGACGTAGGTTCCTTCGCACGAGGAACCAGACGTCAAAGGAGGTGGAGTTTGGGGTGCCTATGGATAAAATTC AACACGTTCTCTGTCTTCCTGTACCGGAGAAGAACCAAAAGCAATGCAACTTCTGCATCATTCCCCAGTATGGCGATGGGATCAATCCGCCTCCCGAAGGCGAGTCTGCCTCCGAAGCCATGGTGTTCACGGTCAACGATGGACCGCCCAAAGCTGCATACTCAGGGACAGGACAGCCAGTCACCATTGGCGAGGGTGATACAGCCGAAAAGCTGATTCGATGGATACTAAACGACAATTTGTCGCAGACCAAAGTAATAGGGCCAGATGAGAGGGAATTCGTCAGCGCCACGCCGGAGGCACACCGCAAGGGAGAGAAAGCCTATCATGTTAAGGCATTCCGTGGTAGCAAGGAGG GCtacctcttcttcttatcTACTGGCATCCTCTTTGGTTTCAAAAAGCCtttgctcttcttcgcctttgAAAACATCGACTCGATTTCTTACACATCCGTTCTCCAACGAACTTTCAACCTCAATATCGTCGCTCGTCCTACCACCAGCGACGAAACCCAAGAACTCGAATTCTCAATGGTCGACCAAGCAGACTTCTCGGGCATCGACACATACATTAAAACACATGGCCTCCAGGACGCCAGTCTTGCCGAAGCTCGCCGTGCAAAACGCTATAACGTCAACAATGTGAAAACGGAGAATGGCGCTAAAGCCGGTgatgccgctgctgccgatggtgaaggagaagaaagcgaGCTACAAAAGGCACAGCGGGAACTTGAAGAccaggaggatgaggatgaagaggactaTGACCCTGGCAGTGATGCGGATAGCGATGGAAGTGGCTCTAGTAGTGAGGAAAGTGAGAGCGAAGGCGAAGAGGGTGAgggtgatgatgaagatctgGTGGCTGGTGAATTGGGGAGTGAGGCTGAGGATGTTCCGGAGGATGAATTGTAA